DNA from uncultured Tolumonas sp.:
TGTTGAGCTGGATGACGTGGCTAAAATGATGGTGAAAACACTTAAAGAGATAGGTGTTGAAATTGAGCTGGATGATTTTGGTACGGGTTATACCTCTCTCAGCCATTTGAGTAACTTGCCATTAGATGCTTTAAAAATTGATCGTTCCTACATTATACAGTTAGAAAGTAACCCCAAATTGGTTGATTCTATCTTGCAATTGGCCGATGCATTTTCACTACGCGTGATTGCCGAAGGGGTCGAAACGATAGAACAGCTTAAATTGTTACAGCAAAAACGGTGTCATTTAGCGCAAGGGTATTTGTTATCCAAGCCAATCAGTGAAGAGGCAATGATTGAGTTATTGTTGGAGGATATCCTGACACAGCAAAACGAATGATGTAGATAACCGCTTATGCTGGCGATAGTTCTCTCGATGTCGTTACCCGATTACGCCCAGCATGTTTTGAGTAATACAACGCGGCATCTGCTTTTTGTAACCAGTGCAGAGCTGATTGTTGCGCATGAGTTACCTCGGCCAGACCAATGCTGATGGTGAACTTGATCTGTTGTCCATCAAAAATCACCACCTCTTTTTCCATGCTATGCCGTAACCGTTCTGCTACATGCAGGGCGATGGATTCATTGATATCGGTGAGCAATACCCCAAACTCTTCCCCGCCATATCGTCCTGGCATGTCAGAGCAGCGTACAATTTGTCGTAAGAGAGCAGAGGCGCGGCGTAAGACTTCATCGCCGGCAAGGTGCCCATAGGTATCGTTAACTTTCTTGAAGAAATCTATATCCAGCATCATTAGCGTGCTGACTTTGCCGGTGCGGTGATAACGATTAAATTCATTGCGCAGACATTCCTCCCAATAACCGCGGTTATACAAACCGGTTAAGCGATCGGTAATCGAGAGTGTTGTCAGTTGCTGATTGGCTTCTTGTAAGGCCTGTTTGCTGGTCGCAGTATCAGTGACATCGTAAATGATGAGACAAACGTGGCTGATATCACCATGTCGCGAAACTAACGGCATGATAGTGACATTCTGATACATAACATCACTCATGCCGGTAAAGGGGCGGCTAGCCGGGAAGTTAAACAGATAGGGCCGTAACTCCCAAGAGATAAAACTGGCACAACGTAGCGTGAATACGGCTTCTACTTTCTGACGTAACCATTCCTCGGCCAGTTCAGGAAAATAGTGAAAAACATTATGTTCAGCCAGTTGACTGAGATTGTAACCGCTGTGGTTTTCCATAAAACCGTTCCACAGCGTGATCTGATAGTTATGGTCTAACACAACTAAACCGACATCTATCGTTTGCAGGATATCCAGTATGCGGTGAAACTCATCCAATGGTAGCGAGTTGATCATACCTGTCATGGTTTTCAATCCTGTGCAAAGTAAGCGTTAGTTATAGTTCGTTGATGACCTGTTGCAGTATAGCAATGCCTTGTTTCACTTTTTCTTCTGGTTGCGCGTAATTCAGACGAATGCATTCATACTGATGCTGCCATTCTTTATCCGGCAAACCCGGGAAAAAATAATGACCGGGAACGATAATTAAACCGCGTTGTTTTAGTTTTTCATAGAGTTGCTGGCAAGAAATGGGTAACCCGTCAAACCACAGCCATAAAAACAGTGCACCTTCCGGTTTATGGATCCGCAATTTTGGTGCTGGAATGGCCTGTTGTAACCACTCAACCGCTTGTTGAGCTTTGCGCTGGTAATAGGGTGCAATAATATCTGCGCTGTAACGCAGAATATCGCCAGACTCTAACCAGTGCTGCATCAAGGCTGGGCCAACACCGCTGGGGGCTAAATTGATAATGCCGGAGATGTTACCCATTGCCTGGATGATTTTTGGATCGGCGATCACAATACCGCAGCGTAAGCCGGGCAAGCCGAGTTTAGACAAACTCATACACAGGATCGTGTTGTCATTCCAGAACGGAGTCACTTCACTGAAGATGATATGCGGAAAAGGGGTGCCATAGGCATTGTCGATCAGCAGTGGAATGCCTTTCGCTTGAGCAATTTCATCTAATCGTGCTATCTCATCATCGGTCAACACATTGCCGGTTGGGTTGGTTGGGCGCGACACACAGATCAAACCAATGTCATCACCCACTTCCAGCGCATCAAAATCGACGCGATATTTAAACAGACCGTTGTCCAGATAATCAATGTGGGGTTTGCAGGCGACAAATTGATCTTCGCTCAGCCCGCCATCGGCATAACCGATATATTCCGGTGCCAGCGGGAACAGCACTTTTTTCTGCTGGCCCGTAGCGTATTCACCCGCCAGCAAGTTGAACAAATAAAAAAAGGCACTCTGACTGCCGTTGGTCAGTGCGATATGGTCAGGTGTGATAGCCCAGCCATATTCCTTGCAAAATAATTCAGCGAGAGCGTGGCGGAAACCATCATGGCCTTGCGGACCATCATAGTTCAGCATGGCTTTAAGCAGAGTGCCATTTTCCAGTTGATGGGCGGTCGCTTGTCGAAACAGTTCCACCATCTCAGGAATAGCGGCGGGGTTACCACCACCCAGCATGATAGCTTCCGGATTTTTCAGACCCTGATTTAGATCGTCCATTAGTTGACTGATACCTGCCAACCGAGTGAATTTCTCGCCGAATTGTGAAAATTGCATATCCATATTCTCAATACTGAACCCACTGTTTCACGTGAAACAAAAATGGGGATAAAAAGTAAGGCCCGGAAAACCGGGCCTTTAATCATTTTTGCAACGAACCGGTTATTGCTGCAATAGCGAGATATCCGCCGCTTGCAGGAACAGGGCTTGCAGACGCGCCAGCAGAGTCAGACGATTCAGCTTCAGCGCTTCATCATCAGCCATCACCATGACTTTATCAAAGAAGGTATCGACAGCTTCACGCAGCGCAGCCAATTCCGTCAACGCTTGCTGGTATTCACCGGCAGCGAATAGTG
Protein-coding regions in this window:
- a CDS encoding diguanylate cyclase, with the translated sequence MTGMINSLPLDEFHRILDILQTIDVGLVVLDHNYQITLWNGFMENHSGYNLSQLAEHNVFHYFPELAEEWLRQKVEAVFTLRCASFISWELRPYLFNFPASRPFTGMSDVMYQNVTIMPLVSRHGDISHVCLIIYDVTDTATSKQALQEANQQLTTLSITDRLTGLYNRGYWEECLRNEFNRYHRTGKVSTLMMLDIDFFKKVNDTYGHLAGDEVLRRASALLRQIVRCSDMPGRYGGEEFGVLLTDINESIALHVAERLRHSMEKEVVIFDGQQIKFTISIGLAEVTHAQQSALHWLQKADAALYYSKHAGRNRVTTSRELSPA
- a CDS encoding valine--pyruvate transaminase, with translation MQFSQFGEKFTRLAGISQLMDDLNQGLKNPEAIMLGGGNPAAIPEMVELFRQATAHQLENGTLLKAMLNYDGPQGHDGFRHALAELFCKEYGWAITPDHIALTNGSQSAFFYLFNLLAGEYATGQQKKVLFPLAPEYIGYADGGLSEDQFVACKPHIDYLDNGLFKYRVDFDALEVGDDIGLICVSRPTNPTGNVLTDDEIARLDEIAQAKGIPLLIDNAYGTPFPHIIFSEVTPFWNDNTILCMSLSKLGLPGLRCGIVIADPKIIQAMGNISGIINLAPSGVGPALMQHWLESGDILRYSADIIAPYYQRKAQQAVEWLQQAIPAPKLRIHKPEGALFLWLWFDGLPISCQQLYEKLKQRGLIIVPGHYFFPGLPDKEWQHQYECIRLNYAQPEEKVKQGIAILQQVINEL